In a genomic window of Streptococcus oralis:
- a CDS encoding DUF3278 domain-containing protein: MKKETLTEKLIKRIYGISGPLDEHKRREADRIGNQVFIVLFYLMIFGNLIPFVLAYKYPQIVAIGYPLVVFGISMMAALYVVSQTKKTGITAIDPEMLSQKESKQLHLPGLKAGLIYGMGMFFGIPLLNVLTDDSKDYLGSLLNTGHFVSTILATLFFGVTIQIIVSLRIRKAKKDQEDD, translated from the coding sequence ATGAAAAAAGAAACTCTCACTGAAAAACTCATCAAACGCATATACGGTATTTCTGGTCCCCTTGACGAACACAAACGGCGCGAGGCCGATCGTATCGGGAATCAGGTCTTTATCGTTCTCTTTTATCTCATGATATTTGGCAACCTCATCCCCTTTGTCCTTGCTTATAAATACCCACAAATTGTCGCTATCGGCTATCCTCTCGTGGTGTTTGGCATTTCGATGATGGCTGCCCTCTATGTGGTCTCTCAAACCAAGAAAACGGGCATCACAGCTATTGATCCCGAAATGCTGAGTCAAAAAGAAAGCAAACAGCTACATCTTCCGGGTCTAAAAGCCGGTCTAATCTATGGCATGGGCATGTTCTTTGGAATACCGCTTCTGAATGTCCTAACCGATGATAGCAAGGATTATCTTGGTTCTCTTTTAAATACAGGGCATTTTGTATCAACTATCCTAGCTACCCTCTTCTTCGGAGTGACCATACAAATTATCGTCTCTCTTCGCATTCGAAAAGCCAAGAAAGACCAAGAAGACGACTAG
- a CDS encoding helix-turn-helix transcriptional regulator produces the protein MNRVKEFRKELGISQLELAKDIGVSRQTINMIENDKYNPTLELCLNLARSLQTDLNSLFWEDDF, from the coding sequence ATGAATCGTGTCAAAGAATTCCGCAAGGAACTGGGTATTTCCCAGCTCGAGCTCGCCAAAGATATCGGTGTCTCGAGACAGACCATCAACATGATTGAAAATGACAAGTACAATCCAACCCTAGAACTCTGTCTCAACCTCGCCCGCAGCCTCCAAACTGACCTCAATAGCCTCTTTTGGGAAGACGATTTTTAA
- the rsmH gene encoding 16S rRNA (cytosine(1402)-N(4))-methyltransferase RsmH, with protein sequence MTKEFHHVTVLLHETIDMLDVKPDGIYVDATLGGAGHSEYLLSKLSEKGHLYAFDQDQNAIDNAQKRLASYIEKGMVTFIKDNFRHLQARLQEAGVQEIDGICYDLGVSSPQLDQRERGFSYKKDAPLDMRMNQEARLTAYEVVNHYDYHDLVRIFFKYGEDKFSKQIARKIEQAREVKPIETTTELAEIIKSAKPAKELKKKGHPAKQIFQAIRIEVNDELGAADESIQQAMNMLALDGRISVITFHSLEDRLTKQLFKEASTVEVPKGLPFIPDDLKPKMELVSRKPILPSAEELEANNRSHSAKLRVARKIHK encoded by the coding sequence ATGACAAAAGAATTTCATCATGTAACGGTCTTGCTTCATGAAACGATTGATATGCTTGACGTAAAACCTGACGGTATCTACGTTGATGCGACTTTGGGTGGAGCAGGCCATAGCGAATATTTATTAAGTAAATTGAGCGAAAAAGGGCATCTCTATGCCTTTGACCAGGACCAGAATGCTATTGACAATGCGCAAAAACGGTTGGCATCCTATATCGAAAAGGGGATGGTAACCTTTATCAAGGATAACTTCCGTCATTTGCAGGCACGTTTGCAGGAGGCTGGTGTCCAGGAAATTGATGGAATTTGTTATGACTTGGGAGTGTCCAGTCCTCAGTTGGATCAGCGTGAACGTGGCTTTTCTTATAAAAAGGATGCGCCACTGGATATGCGGATGAATCAGGAAGCTCGTCTGACGGCCTATGAGGTGGTCAATCATTATGACTATCATGACTTGGTTCGGATCTTTTTCAAGTATGGTGAGGATAAGTTTTCTAAACAGATAGCTCGTAAGATTGAGCAAGCGCGTGAGGTGAAACCCATTGAGACGACGACGGAGTTGGCAGAGATTATCAAGTCGGCCAAGCCTGCCAAGGAGCTCAAGAAAAAGGGGCACCCTGCCAAGCAGATTTTTCAGGCTATCCGAATCGAAGTCAATGATGAGCTGGGCGCTGCAGATGAATCCATCCAGCAGGCCATGAACATGCTGGCTCTAGATGGTAGAATCTCGGTCATTACCTTCCATTCTCTGGAAGATCGCTTGACCAAGCAATTATTCAAAGAAGCTTCAACAGTGGAAGTTCCCAAAGGCTTGCCCTTCATTCCAGATGACCTTAAGCCCAAGATGGAATTGGTATCCCGCAAGCCAATCTTGCCAAGTGCTGAAGAGCTAGAAGCCAACAATCGTTCGCATTCAGCCAAGTTGCGCGTGGCTAGAAAAATTCACAAGTAA
- the ftsL gene encoding cell division protein FtsL: protein MAERIEKTSQLLQTKFKGFSRVEKAFYVSIAATMIILAISVVFMQTKLLQVQNELTKVNAQIEEKKTELDDAKQEVNELIRSERLKEIANSKDLQLNNENIRAAE, encoded by the coding sequence ATGGCAGAAAGAATCGAAAAAACAAGCCAGTTATTGCAAACGAAGTTTAAAGGTTTTTCACGTGTGGAAAAGGCCTTCTATGTTTCGATTGCTGCAACAATGATTATCCTGGCAATTAGCGTTGTGTTTATGCAGACCAAGCTATTACAAGTTCAGAATGAATTGACCAAGGTCAATGCTCAAATCGAAGAAAAGAAAACAGAGCTAGACGATGCCAAGCAAGAGGTCAATGAATTGATTCGTTCAGAACGTTTGAAAGAGATTGCAAACTCCAAGGATTTGCAGCTGAATAACGAAAATATCCGAGCAGCGGAGTAA
- the pbp2x gene encoding penicillin-binding protein PBP2X: MKQWKEKIIRYAVRNRKSPEENRRRVGKSLSLLAVILFAVFLVNFAVIIGTGKKFGKDLVQEANKVHQTTKTIPAKRGTIYDRNGTPIAEDATSYNIYAVIDKTYKSATGKILYVEDSQFNKVAEIFHKYLDMEESYVKEQLSQPDLKQVSFGTKGNGITYANMMAIKNDLKTAGVEGVDFTTSPNRSYPNGQFASSFIGLAQLHENEDGTKRLIGTSGLESSLNNILAGTDGIITYEKDRLGNIVPGTDQASQQTVDGKDVYTTLSSPLQSFMETQMDAFQEKVKGKYMTATLVSAKTGEILATTQRPTFNADTKDGITKDFVWRDILYQSNYEPGSTMKVMMLASAIDNNTFPGGEYFNSSELKIADATIRDWDVNEGLTSGGTMTFSQGFAHSSNIGMTLLEQKMGDATWLDYLNRFKFGVPTRFGLADEYTGQLPADNIVNIAMSSFGQGISVTQTQMLRAFTAIANDGVMLEPKFISALYDPNDQSVRKSQKEIVGNPVSKTAASSTREHMVMVGTDPVYGTMYNHSTGKPNVNVPGQNVALKSGTAEIADEKNGGYLVGSTNNIFSVVAMNPAENPDFILYVTVQQPEHYSGIQLGEFANPILERASAMKESLNLQSTAKNLDQVSKTTSYAMPATKDFTPGDLAEELRRNLVQPIVIGTGTKIKELSVSEGDNLEANQQILILSDKVEEMPDMYGWTDENVQTFAKWLNIEVEWEGSGKTVKKQSVRANTALKDIKKMKITLGD; the protein is encoded by the coding sequence ATGAAACAGTGGAAAGAAAAAATCATCCGTTATGCCGTTCGTAACCGTAAGTCTCCAGAAGAAAATCGCCGAAGAGTAGGGAAAAGCCTGAGTTTATTGGCTGTCATACTCTTCGCTGTCTTTTTGGTCAACTTTGCGGTCATCATCGGAACGGGTAAAAAATTTGGTAAGGACTTGGTTCAAGAAGCCAACAAGGTTCACCAAACAACCAAGACGATTCCTGCAAAACGGGGAACCATCTACGATCGTAATGGAACGCCTATTGCAGAGGATGCGACTTCGTATAATATCTATGCCGTTATTGATAAGACCTACAAGTCAGCAACAGGCAAAATTCTCTATGTAGAGGATTCTCAATTTAATAAGGTAGCTGAAATTTTCCATAAGTATCTGGATATGGAGGAGTCTTATGTCAAAGAACAGCTTTCTCAACCAGATCTAAAACAGGTATCCTTTGGGACCAAGGGAAATGGGATCACCTATGCCAATATGATGGCTATTAAAAATGACCTCAAAACTGCTGGTGTTGAGGGAGTTGACTTTACAACTAGCCCTAACCGCAGTTATCCCAATGGACAGTTTGCTTCTTCCTTTATCGGTTTAGCGCAACTCCATGAAAATGAGGATGGGACCAAACGTTTGATTGGGACATCTGGATTGGAGAGTTCTTTAAATAACATTCTGGCGGGTACAGATGGGATCATCACCTATGAGAAAGATCGTCTGGGAAATATTGTTCCGGGTACAGATCAAGCTTCTCAACAAACAGTAGATGGAAAAGATGTCTACACAACCCTTTCTAGTCCCTTGCAATCCTTTATGGAAACCCAGATGGATGCCTTCCAGGAAAAAGTAAAAGGCAAGTATATGACGGCTACCTTGGTTAGCGCTAAAACAGGGGAAATCCTGGCTACGACCCAACGGCCGACCTTTAATGCAGATACCAAGGATGGCATCACAAAAGACTTTGTCTGGCGTGATATCCTCTATCAAAGTAACTACGAGCCAGGGTCAACCATGAAGGTGATGATGTTGGCTTCGGCTATTGACAACAATACCTTCCCTGGTGGCGAGTACTTTAACAGTAGTGAATTGAAAATAGCAGATGCGACCATTCGAGACTGGGACGTCAATGAAGGATTGACGAGTGGTGGCACCATGACCTTCTCTCAAGGATTTGCTCACTCAAGTAATATCGGAATGACCTTGCTTGAGCAAAAGATGGGGGATGCAACCTGGCTGGACTACCTCAACCGTTTTAAGTTTGGGGTACCGACCCGTTTTGGTCTGGCAGATGAGTACACAGGTCAATTGCCTGCTGACAACATTGTCAATATCGCCATGAGTTCATTTGGACAAGGGATTTCTGTTACCCAGACCCAGATGCTTCGTGCTTTTACAGCTATTGCCAACGATGGGGTTATGTTGGAGCCGAAATTTATCAGTGCCCTCTATGATCCAAATGACCAGTCTGTTCGTAAGTCTCAAAAGGAAATTGTCGGAAATCCTGTGTCAAAAACAGCAGCGTCCTCTACTCGGGAGCACATGGTCATGGTCGGAACAGATCCTGTCTACGGTACCATGTACAACCACAGTACAGGAAAACCAAATGTCAATGTTCCAGGTCAGAATGTAGCCCTCAAGTCTGGTACAGCCGAAATCGCTGACGAGAAAAATGGAGGCTACTTGGTTGGTTCTACCAACAACATTTTCTCAGTTGTGGCTATGAACCCTGCCGAAAATCCTGATTTTATCTTGTATGTAACGGTTCAACAGCCTGAACATTATTCAGGTATCCAATTGGGAGAATTTGCCAACCCAATCTTGGAGCGGGCTTCAGCTATGAAAGAATCCCTCAATCTTCAGTCAACTGCCAAGAACTTGGATCAGGTCAGCAAGACGACAAGCTATGCTATGCCGGCTACCAAAGACTTTACTCCGGGTGACCTAGCAGAAGAATTGCGCCGAAACCTGGTCCAACCAATTGTTATCGGAACAGGAACCAAGATCAAGGAACTCTCGGTTTCTGAAGGAGATAATTTGGAAGCCAATCAGCAGATCTTGATCCTGTCAGATAAGGTCGAAGAAATGCCTGATATGTACGGCTGGACAGATGAAAATGTGCAAACATTTGCTAAATGGCTGAATATAGAAGTCGAGTGGGAAGGTAGTGGCAAAACGGTCAAGAAACAAAGTGTCCGTGCCAATACAGCCCTCAAAGACATTAAAAAAATGAAAATAACTTTAGGAGATTAA
- the mraY gene encoding phospho-N-acetylmuramoyl-pentapeptide-transferase, with protein sequence MISSISAGVLSFLLTLIGIPAFIRFYRKAQITGQQMHEDVKQHQAKAGTPTMGGLVFLIVAVVVSFLVALFTQQLTNNVGMILFILVLYGLVGFLDDFLKVFRKINEGLNPKQKLALQLLGGVIFYLFYERGGDMLSVFGYQVHLGIFYIFFALFWLVGFSNAVNLTDGIDGLASISVVISLSAYGVIAYMQNQLDILLVILAMIGGLLGFFVFNHKPAKVFMGDVGSLALGGMLAAISMALHQEWTLLLIGIIYVFETSSVMMQVTYFKLSGGKRIFRMTPVHHHFELGGFSGKGNPWSEWKVDFFFWGVGLLASLLTLAFLYLL encoded by the coding sequence ATGATTAGTTCCATTAGTGCTGGAGTTCTATCCTTTCTATTGACCTTGATAGGTATTCCAGCCTTTATCCGATTTTATCGAAAAGCACAGATTACAGGTCAGCAGATGCACGAGGATGTCAAGCAACACCAAGCTAAAGCTGGAACTCCAACCATGGGAGGACTTGTCTTCCTGATCGTTGCAGTTGTTGTGAGCTTCCTTGTCGCTCTCTTTACCCAACAATTGACCAACAATGTAGGCATGATTTTGTTTATCTTGGTTTTGTATGGTTTGGTAGGATTTTTGGATGATTTCCTCAAGGTCTTTCGTAAGATTAACGAAGGCTTAAATCCCAAGCAAAAACTTGCTCTCCAGCTCCTTGGAGGAGTGATTTTCTACCTCTTTTATGAGCGTGGTGGCGATATGCTTTCAGTCTTTGGCTACCAAGTTCATCTAGGCATTTTCTATATTTTCTTTGCCCTTTTCTGGCTAGTTGGCTTTTCAAACGCAGTAAACTTGACAGACGGGATTGACGGCTTAGCAAGTATTTCCGTGGTGATTAGCTTATCGGCCTACGGTGTGATTGCTTATATGCAAAATCAACTGGATATCCTTCTTGTGATTCTTGCCATGATTGGTGGTTTGCTAGGTTTCTTCGTCTTTAACCACAAGCCTGCCAAGGTCTTCATGGGAGATGTGGGAAGTTTGGCTCTTGGTGGGATGCTGGCAGCAATCTCTATGGCCCTCCACCAAGAATGGACCCTTTTACTGATTGGGATTATCTATGTCTTTGAGACAAGCTCTGTTATGATGCAGGTTACCTACTTCAAACTTAGTGGTGGAAAACGTATTTTCCGTATGACACCTGTGCATCACCATTTCGAGCTTGGAGGATTCTCAGGCAAGGGCAATCCTTGGAGCGAGTGGAAGGTTGACTTCTTCTTTTGGGGAGTTGGGCTTCTAGCAAGTCTCTTGACCTTAGCCTTTTTATACCTACTGTAA
- a CDS encoding SIALI-17 repeat-containing surface protein, protein MKKHFWEKSCRYSIRKLTIGTASVLLGAVFLVNHTVAADSVEVKQTEPTSVEAITKPDSEPKAAEATETTNPSLAESPVVSESKPANETQKTNSQASEEAIVEAKENKEPEKADQPVTKQENYQLNYDQPTAPSYDGWEKQALPVGNGEMGAKVFGLIGEERIQYNEKTLWSGGPQPDSTDYNGGNYKDRYKVLAEIREALEAGDRQKAKQLAEQNLVGPNNAQYGRYLAFGDIFMVFNNQKKGLDTVTDYHRNLDITEATTTTSYTQDGTTFKRETFSSYPDDVTVTHLTKKGNKTLDFTLWNSLTEDLLANGNYSWEYSNYKNGHVTTDANGILLKGTVKDNGLKFASYLGIKTDGKVTVQDETLTVTGASYATLYLSAKTNFAQNPKTNYRKDIDLEKTVKGIVEAAKAKDYETLKKDHIKDYQSLFNRVKLNLGGNKTAQTTKEALQGYNPEKGQKLEELFFQYGRYLLISSSRDRTDALPANLQGVWNAVDNPPWNADYHLNVNLQMNYWPAYMSNLAETAKPMINYIDDMRYYGRIAAKEYAGIESKDGQENGWLVHTQATPFGWTTPGWNYYWGWSPAANAWMMQNVYDYYKFTKDETYLKEKIYPMLKETAKFWNSFLHYDKESDRWVSSPSYSPEHGTITIGNTFDQSLVWQLFHDYMEVANHLNVDQDLVTEVKAKFDKLKPLHINKEGRIKEWYEEDSPQFTNEGIENHHRHVSHLVGLFPGTLFSKDQAEYLEAARATLNHRGDGGTGWSKANKINLWARLLDGNRAHRLLAEQLKYSTLENLWDTHAPFQIDGNFGATSGMAEMLLQSHTGYIAPLPALPDAWKDGQVSGLVARGNFEVSMKWKDKNLQSLSFLSNVGGDLVVDYPNIEASQIKVNGKPVKATILKDNRIQLATQKGDVITFEHFPGRVTSLTAVRQNGVTAELTFNQVEGATHYVIQRQVKDETGQTSATREFVTNQTHFIDRSLNPQLAYTYTVKAMLGEVSTQVSEQATVETYSELMDDRDSRIQYGAAFGNWADSELFGGTEKFADLSKGDYTDEDLTATIPFTGVGIEIYGLKSSELGLATAKIDGKEVGELDFHTAGATEKGSLIGRFAGLSDGPHTLTLRVKREHKGRGSERSKISLDYFKILAGAGNTIEKMDDRDSRIQYGSQFKDWSDPELYGGTEKYADINNSDSSAASEAQATISFTGTGIRIYGLKSLALGRARVTLDGKEMPSLDFYTSGATEKRAFIGEFTNLTNGPHTLTLQVDPDSPEGRKKISLDSFDIIKAPAVGIDSPSIAPLKENDKEISLSLPAGDWEAIAVTFPGVKDPLVLRKVDETHLVTSGDQTILSIQDNQVQIPIPEETNRKAGNAIEAYTIQGTTTSSPIVAVFTKKEEKKVDESQPTTSKGEEPAPTVEKPEYTGPIGTAGQEEPPTVTIPEYTDSIGTAGEQEAPTVEIPEYTEPIGTAGQEESPTVEKPEYTEPIGTAGQEEAPTVEKPEYTKPIGTAGQEETPTVEKPEYTKPIGTSGDQAAPSLSLPDYPVQVLKDKETGVEIIGGASDLEGISHVSSRRVLAQELFGKTYDAYDLQLKNPTDHSVQPKGAVLVRLPVSASVENIYYITPTKELQVLDFTVRDGKVEFITNHFSTYAVVYQATGTSSNTEEKPSTSDAETSAHEAEQFPASPSLAKAGNHSPKEELPATGEVSNPLLFLAGLSLALTATFMLKGRKDDSN, encoded by the coding sequence ATGAAAAAACACTTTTGGGAGAAATCCTGTCGCTATAGCATTCGCAAGCTGACGATTGGGACTGCTTCTGTTTTACTGGGAGCTGTTTTTCTAGTCAACCACACTGTAGCTGCAGACAGTGTTGAGGTCAAGCAAACTGAACCAACCTCTGTCGAAGCAATCACTAAGCCTGATAGTGAACCCAAAGCAGCTGAAGCGACTGAAACTACAAATCCGTCTCTAGCCGAAAGTCCAGTAGTTTCCGAAAGCAAGCCAGCTAACGAGACTCAAAAGACAAATAGTCAAGCTAGTGAAGAAGCCATTGTAGAAGCTAAAGAAAATAAGGAACCTGAAAAAGCAGATCAGCCGGTGACAAAGCAAGAAAACTATCAACTCAACTACGATCAGCCAACAGCTCCCTCCTATGATGGATGGGAAAAACAAGCCCTTCCTGTCGGAAATGGAGAGATGGGAGCCAAGGTTTTCGGTCTGATTGGCGAAGAGAGAATCCAGTACAACGAAAAGACCCTCTGGTCAGGAGGACCACAACCCGATAGCACCGACTATAATGGAGGAAACTACAAGGATCGCTACAAGGTCTTGGCGGAGATTCGTGAAGCCCTCGAAGCTGGAGACCGTCAAAAAGCAAAACAGTTAGCTGAACAAAATCTAGTTGGACCAAACAACGCCCAGTATGGACGTTACCTAGCCTTTGGAGATATCTTCATGGTCTTTAATAACCAGAAGAAAGGACTAGATACTGTAACTGATTATCATCGTAATCTGGATATCACAGAAGCCACTACGACCACTTCCTACACCCAAGATGGGACGACCTTCAAACGCGAAACCTTCTCCAGCTATCCTGATGATGTCACTGTGACCCACTTGACCAAAAAAGGAAACAAGACACTTGACTTTACCCTTTGGAACAGTTTGACAGAAGACTTGCTTGCTAACGGCAACTACTCTTGGGAATATTCCAACTATAAGAATGGTCATGTCACTACAGATGCAAACGGAATCCTTCTAAAGGGAACTGTCAAAGATAACGGCCTCAAATTTGCATCCTATCTAGGAATTAAAACGGACGGAAAGGTGACTGTTCAGGACGAAACTCTGACCGTTACAGGCGCAAGTTATGCAACTCTCTATCTCAGTGCCAAGACTAACTTTGCTCAGAATCCAAAAACCAACTATCGAAAAGACATTGACCTCGAAAAAACAGTTAAAGGGATTGTCGAAGCAGCTAAGGCCAAAGACTACGAGACACTTAAAAAGGACCATATCAAGGACTATCAAAGTCTCTTTAACCGCGTTAAACTAAACCTAGGTGGAAACAAGACTGCTCAAACGACAAAAGAGGCCCTTCAAGGCTATAACCCAGAAAAAGGACAAAAACTGGAAGAACTCTTCTTCCAATACGGACGTTATCTATTGATTAGTTCGTCTCGTGATCGGACAGATGCTCTTCCTGCCAACCTACAAGGAGTCTGGAATGCTGTAGACAATCCACCTTGGAACGCTGACTACCACCTCAATGTCAATTTGCAAATGAACTATTGGCCAGCCTACATGAGCAACCTGGCTGAAACTGCCAAGCCCATGATCAATTACATTGATGACATGCGCTACTATGGTCGTATTGCTGCCAAGGAATACGCTGGCATCGAATCCAAAGACGGACAAGAAAATGGTTGGCTGGTCCACACCCAGGCGACACCATTTGGCTGGACTACTCCAGGTTGGAATTACTATTGGGGTTGGTCTCCAGCTGCTAACGCTTGGATGATGCAAAACGTCTATGATTACTACAAGTTCACCAAGGATGAAACCTATCTCAAAGAAAAGATTTATCCAATGCTCAAGGAGACCGCTAAGTTCTGGAACTCCTTCTTGCACTACGACAAAGAAAGCGACCGTTGGGTGTCTTCCCCATCCTACTCGCCAGAACACGGGACCATCACCATCGGAAATACCTTTGACCAATCGCTAGTCTGGCAGTTATTCCACGACTACATGGAAGTCGCCAACCATCTGAATGTCGACCAAGACTTAGTCACAGAGGTCAAGGCTAAATTTGACAAACTAAAACCACTTCACATCAACAAAGAGGGACGCATCAAGGAATGGTACGAGGAGGACAGTCCCCAATTCACCAATGAAGGGATTGAAAATCACCACCGCCACGTTTCCCATCTAGTTGGTCTCTTCCCAGGTACGCTCTTTAGCAAGGACCAGGCTGAATACCTAGAGGCTGCGCGTGCTACCTTGAATCACCGTGGAGATGGGGGGACTGGTTGGTCTAAGGCCAATAAAATCAACCTCTGGGCTCGTCTGCTGGACGGTAACCGTGCCCATCGCTTACTCGCTGAACAGCTCAAGTACTCAACTCTAGAAAACCTTTGGGATACCCACGCGCCTTTCCAAATCGACGGAAACTTTGGAGCGACCAGTGGGATGGCAGAAATGCTTCTCCAATCACACACTGGCTATATTGCACCATTGCCAGCCCTTCCAGATGCATGGAAAGACGGTCAAGTTTCTGGCTTGGTTGCCCGTGGTAACTTTGAAGTCAGCATGAAGTGGAAAGATAAAAACCTGCAAAGCTTGTCCTTCCTTTCAAATGTCGGTGGAGACCTGGTTGTAGATTATCCAAATATCGAAGCTAGCCAAATCAAGGTCAATGGCAAACCAGTCAAGGCAACGATCCTTAAAGATAATCGTATCCAGCTTGCAACGCAAAAAGGTGACGTCATTACCTTTGAACATTTCCCTGGCCGTGTGACCAGTCTGACAGCCGTTCGACAAAATGGAGTCACTGCCGAACTTACCTTCAACCAAGTAGAAGGCGCTACCCACTATGTCATCCAAAGACAAGTGAAAGACGAAACTGGCCAAACCTCTGCGACCAGAGAATTTGTAACCAATCAAACCCACTTTATTGACCGATCACTAAATCCTCAACTCGCCTATACTTATACTGTCAAGGCTATGCTGGGCGAAGTTTCCACACAAGTTTCTGAACAGGCCACTGTCGAAACCTATAGCGAGTTGATGGACGACCGAGATAGCCGCATCCAGTACGGAGCTGCCTTTGGAAACTGGGCAGACTCAGAATTATTTGGAGGAACAGAGAAATTTGCTGACCTTTCAAAAGGAGACTACACAGACGAAGATCTCACTGCCACCATTCCTTTCACTGGCGTTGGTATCGAAATCTATGGACTGAAATCATCTGAACTAGGTCTTGCCACTGCTAAAATTGATGGCAAAGAAGTCGGCGAGCTTGATTTCCATACTGCTGGGGCAACTGAAAAAGGTAGTCTCATCGGTCGCTTCGCAGGATTATCTGACGGACCTCACACATTGACTCTTCGTGTTAAACGTGAGCACAAAGGACGTGGTAGTGAGCGCTCGAAAATTTCCTTAGACTACTTCAAGATCCTAGCAGGAGCAGGAAATACGATTGAAAAAATGGATGATCGTGATTCGCGCATCCAGTATGGTTCCCAGTTTAAGGACTGGTCTGACCCTGAACTCTACGGTGGTACGGAAAAATACGCTGACATCAACAACAGCGACTCTAGTGCAGCTTCAGAAGCTCAGGCAACTATTTCCTTTACAGGGACGGGCATTCGTATTTATGGCTTGAAGAGCCTTGCCCTTGGACGAGCACGTGTTACACTAGATGGCAAAGAAATGCCAAGTCTAGACTTCTACACTTCAGGTGCGACCGAAAAGAGAGCCTTTATTGGCGAATTTACAAACCTTACTAACGGTCCGCACACCCTGACATTACAAGTTGACCCAGATTCGCCAGAAGGTCGCAAGAAAATCTCTCTAGACTCCTTTGATATCATCAAAGCCCCTGCTGTTGGTATAGATAGCCCGAGCATCGCGCCTCTTAAGGAAAATGACAAAGAAATTTCCTTAAGCCTACCAGCTGGAGATTGGGAAGCCATCGCAGTGACCTTCCCAGGTGTCAAAGATCCTCTAGTTTTGCGTAAGGTGGATGAAACGCATCTAGTTACAAGTGGAGATCAGACTATCCTATCAATCCAAGACAATCAGGTTCAAATCCCAATCCCTGAAGAAACCAATCGCAAAGCTGGAAATGCCATTGAAGCTTATACCATTCAAGGTACTACCACAAGCAGCCCTATCGTAGCCGTCTTTACTAAAAAGGAAGAGAAAAAGGTTGACGAGAGTCAGCCAACTACAAGCAAGGGAGAGGAACCAGCTCCTACTGTTGAAAAACCTGAGTACACTGGGCCTATCGGTACTGCAGGGCAAGAAGAACCGCCTACAGTGACAATACCTGAATACACTGATTCTATCGGCACTGCGGGAGAACAAGAAGCTCCAACAGTTGAAATTCCTGAATATACCGAGCCTATCGGAACGGCGGGGCAAGAAGAGTCTCCTACTGTAGAAAAGCCTGAATACACCGAACCTATCGGAACAGCAGGTCAAGAGGAAGCACCTACTGTTGAAAAACCTGAATACACCAAACCTATCGGAACAGCAGGTCAAGAGGAAACTCCTACTGTTGAAAAACCTGAATACACTAAACCTATCGGAACTAGCGGAGATCAGGCCGCTCCAAGCCTTAGCCTTCCTGACTATCCAGTTCAAGTCTTAAAAGATAAGGAGACTGGAGTAGAAATCATCGGTGGAGCCAGCGACTTAGAAGGAATTTCTCACGTTTCTAGCCGACGTGTCCTAGCTCAAGAACTCTTTGGCAAGACCTATGACGCTTACGACCTACAACTTAAAAATCCAACAGATCATAGCGTACAGCCAAAAGGCGCTGTCTTAGTTCGCTTGCCTGTTTCAGCTAGCGTAGAAAACATCTACTACATCACTCCAACCAAGGAGTTGCAAGTCCTTGATTTCACCGTTCGAGACGGAAAGGTAGAATTCATCACTAATCATTTCAGTACCTATGCTGTCGTCTATCAAGCAACTGGAACAAGCTCTAACACAGAGGAAAAACCAAGTACTTCAGATGCAGAAACCTCAGCACACGAGGCTGAACAATTTCCAGCTAGTCCGAGCCTTGCTAAAGCTGGAAATCATTCTCCTAAAGAAGAACTTCCAGCAACAGGAGAAGTGTCCAACCCACTCCTCTTCTTAGCAGGACTCAGCCTAGCCCTTACAGCCACTTTTATGTTAAAAGGGAGAAAGGATGACTCCAACTAA
- a CDS encoding YneF family protein encodes MDLLLAIILIVLAFLGGALGGMYLVRKQIEKEFADNPRLNAEAVRALLSANGQKPSEAKVQQVYHQIIRQQKAALANNKKKK; translated from the coding sequence ATGGATTTACTTTTAGCAATTATCTTGATTGTGTTAGCTTTTCTAGGAGGAGCTCTTGGAGGGATGTACTTGGTTCGTAAGCAAATCGAAAAAGAATTTGCAGACAACCCACGTTTGAACGCTGAGGCGGTTCGTGCTCTCTTGAGCGCAAATGGTCAAAAGCCAAGCGAAGCCAAGGTACAACAAGTTTACCACCAAATCATCCGCCAACAAAAAGCAGCCCTTGCTAACAATAAAAAGAAAAAATAA